The DNA segment CACACGTCTATCGCACAATGAAGGAAGCCTCTCTAACCCATTGATTGTGACGGCAGTAAAGAACTATACGTGTACACCTGACTATAAATAGAGCTGTGATCTGACACTCGATATCCTTTGACTGAGCAGCTCATTCAAAGTCAGATTTTGTTTTAAAGAAAGAGGCTGTGTTGAGTTTGAGTGCGCGATTCTTTGAGCTTCAGCGAGTGCATACCATGAATACGCAAGTCTGACTGAATCTGCAATTCTCCCTAATAAAATCTTTTAGGAAAATATCGGTGTTTCAAGAAAATTGTGATCTTCGGGAAATGCCGTCAACTCAGCAGTAACGAGATATAGAATATATGTTTCTGTATATCGTTAGAACAGGCCAGAATGTCTTAAAACTAAGACGCACTACGACAATTTTCAGTCAAGTCTTTCCTATTTCTCTCGGAACATTTATTTAGAAAAGACATGATATGTTACCCTGAACACAACTGGAGTCGTTAATACTATGGGAGAATGCACCGGACACTTACATCTTGAAAACATATGACGTGATCTCACCGCCCCTTTGCCGGATGGTCTATTGAAATTAGAGCCACGCTTGTCGTAGAGTTATTTACGTGCTTTCTTGTGATACAAGAGTAGCCTACTGATTAGATTAGTTGAACCAAGACTCGCAGTATTATTGGTCATTCCGTCGTCTCTAAACGTTCCGGTACCATTCAGTACCCGAAATTACCTAAATCATAGGTGCTGTGGGCCGCTATGTACAGAATGCAGTTTCCGGTTGACAATTTTCTTCACATAATTATGTCCAGTGCCCCATTGGCAATTTACTGCCCAGTTTCCGTGTTATCCTACTTTTTTTACGGCGTCCCTCTCTATTTCTTTCCATCAACTTATCTATATAAAACTAGCATTGACATAGACGAACACCAGTGCAATATGTTTTATATCTTGATCCAGAGTGCTTGATCCAGAGTGCTGACTCAGCTCTGAGCTGGCAGTCCTGCTGTTGTCGTGTTGGTTCACCGCAGTTTTCCGACCCGCCAAAGCCGTCGCGCTAATCGTGCCGGTCACTCCACACCATGCGAGTTCTTTTCGTGCCTCCTGGCACTCACGCGCTGGGTGAACCCGTCACCGCAGATGCGACACGCGTACGGCCTCTCTCCGGTGTGCGAGAGCATGTGCCTCTGCATCACGTCTTTCCTGGCGAAGCCCGCCCAGCACTCCGGACACACGAAGTTCTCCGCGTCTCCCAAGTGGGTCCTTCGGTGGCGGGAGAGGTGGGACGAGTTCGAGAAGCGGCGGCCGCAATCGGTGCACTCGTACCCGGTCCTGGCGTGGATCCTCACGTGGGAGGTGCGCGCGTTTCGCCGAAGGAAACTCCTCTTGCAGATGTCGCACACAAAGGGCGGCTGCTCCTTGGTCTCCGCTTGAGAACTCGACCTGCAAATGCGGGAAGCATAAGAGAAATTGCTCCTCAGGAGATATTCCAACAGCCGGGAAAAAAATACAATGCTCTATGGCATTGTAAAAGCAGTTAAGAGGATGTCTTCCACACTGTGACGTAATTTCGAAACATTTCAACCTCGCATATATAAGCAGACGGGCGCGTGTTCAGCTAGAGACAGTCACAGGAGGCAGCGGTGAACTTCTAATGCAAAGCATTCTAATCCGGGTCGTCCAAAATTTTTCGTATGTATCTTTACGTTGgagtgggccgatcctgcagTCAAGGCAAGATAGCGAGTAAAAATAGACACTGGTTTGTTCTCCTGATTAGTAATCGCTTCTCCAAGATTAGCTGTGTGCCATCGCAGACAGCTGATATTTTATGCTAACACCATTACAGACAAGCTCCGCCCTCAGCGGCCCGAATCCAGGGAGTGTCCTAGTGCGAGATAAATTTTATCCCCTGATGTCTCTTGATTGCCCTGGAAATCCTGTGCCGCATGCTTCCTTATATAACCTAAAATGTTATACTGACGCCTCCATTCCCTCGTATTCTTTATTTTCGCATGCTAAATGATTTCTGGGCCAGATCACGCGGCAAGCGGAAAGTCCTCCCTGCGGAAAGAGGCGCGATTAACAAGTGGGActcacagaaagaaaaaaagggtgGCCCCTTTTGGGACGTGCTCTATTAGACCTCGTGTCTGAAGGCACAGAAAGGTTCGTTTTTAATATATAATGACGCGCGTGAATGCGCATATTTGCTGCGGTGAGGATTTTCAAGTGAAACTTCATTAACATACCCTCCAGGACTTTGCTGAACGTCACTACTGCTACTATCTGGCGGAATAGCCCATACACAGGAAATACAGAAATGCGTGCCAAATCCCGAAACCGAACCTCCATCGTTCGTCTCAAGAGCCTGATGCTTATACCATTAGGCCTCAGTTGTGTTTCTTCATACTTGTCCCTTAACACATTGGAAACCTAATTTGGCAACAATCGCACACAGACGTCTCGTGCAAATGCCAAATAACCCTCTAATACTTTTTGGTGCGTGCGTATGATCGCTTACGACGTGTGAGCGAGAGCATACCAGTGGAAAAGCACATCAGTGCGCCGGTACCTTCGGCCACAGCCGCTGCAATAGAACGGGCCAACGATAGTCAACCTTACCACTGTCGCTCGAGTCATACTTCTTTCGGTATACACCTATCCTCACCATTCTTTTCTCCAAGGACATTAAACATCGCTACCGTCTTGGCGACATTATTGCGCAGGCATTTCACAGTGTGCACTCGCACGAAGTTATGTTTCCATTTCGGCATGGCTTGTGAACGGTATAATTTATatacatcgtggccgcgcgccgccgaacgctgtatgtgcgagtacaACGTGTAATACGTGTAATGCACGGCAATGTTGCCGGACATTACACGTTGCAAAACAGGGCAATTGTACGCATCGCGTTTGGCCATGTAAACGCTTCAGGAACGCTTAGCTTCGCATTGATTTACACATGAGTGTTTGATGTGCATATTTTAGGCACCATTTCTCGTTTCACGGCGTGATTCCGTGGAGAACAGAGCTTGGCACAAGCACATATGTAGGCTTAGTGCAGTTGAGGCTACACATTAAGTCGATTCGCGCACACTGGCGGTACACATGCGTGCCGTTCTGTGTCCGCATTGCGGCAACACTGTCGCAGCAGCCACCAGCAGCAGCGACGGTCAGCATTGTCTGGTAAGGTTCGCAAAGGAAGGTTAGCTCAGAAAAACTACAAATGAAAGCATGCCGTAATATGCTGACGTCTAGATGCGTGAAATTTGGGGGTATTTTTCGCAGGAACAAAGGTTTCCCGCACGACGCCTTTACCACCACGAGTTGTATCAACCAGCCACGTAGGACAATGGCAATGTTGGTCTGAATGCTCACGCTTTCCTAATGAACTATGTTGATCACCCTGTGTAACGGCTTACCCACTCTGCGATGACAGCTGGCTCTTTTGATTCCTTCGTGCATGCCCGTATCGTCGGTGCCTGTTCAGGAAGTCTAGCGTCGAGAAGGAAGCAGGGCACATGTCGCAGTTGAACACTGAATTGGAAGTGCTAGGCACGATTTCTTCACCTGAAATAGATTATGCGGTTGAGGCCACTCAGAATCTTGCCTGTCAACTCTTTCAAACAGCGATCCTAAGACTGCCAGTCACAATCGCTGTTATTTCTCCGAGCTACATTTACCTCGATCCGCCACTGCTTCCTCGTTAAGCAATAAAGTAAGGCTTCATTATTTACGCGGGCAAACGTTAGAGAGAATATAAGGCTGCGAAATAATTTTAATCAGTGCTACTGGTCGAGTAAGAGAACGCACACTGCCGTATACAACTCATGCGAATATTAGCAGTACGCTGGATGCGCCCTGTAGTGATGCAGCCAGCGTACTCTACATCAGGGTTTAACGCATGTTCGCTGGCAACGACTAACGTCTTGTGGCTTTATCACACACAATCTGTGCGATCATCCGCATAGAGGTAAGGTTGCTTTCATTATACGAGCAGATTGAATCCTTGGTTGACTTAAAAAGCTTGTTTGGTGTAGCGGTGAGATGAAGTTTATTGAACCTGCGTAGGTGTGTTGGTGTGTGGAATCAAGGGCCAACTGTTGAGCAGAGGAGAGAGTGCAGATGATTTTGTTTGCGGGATTGAGTGATATTAAGAGGAGGCAGGGATGGGGGGCAGATAATGTCTCGATGATTACCATAGAGCTAATACAGAAATTGCCTACAGTTCATATGACAAACATACATTAGATGAAGGGAAGTTTGAAACATATGAGACAGAGGAGCTGTCTGGCCAACATTTGTTGAGGAGCACGGCACTTCTTTTGCATGGTGAAAGGAGTTCTGCCGTAATTATTTTCCTCTAACATGAATCTTAGTCCCCATCAAAACGCCATAAGGTATAAGCATAAACTCTGCTGCAACAAAAAAATTATGTAGCATATTTATTTCGCGTCGTACATGTTTCCATTCTTGAAGTGACTTTTTCTAGCTTGTAACGCTTCCAGTATCTTTCCAGTGGCACTTCCAGTTCATTCTTGTACTACAGCTAGGCTTGTGGGGTGCAGCATATAATCAGCTGTAGCGGCAGTCAGTCGTGTGATCGTTCATGATACACCTTTGCTCTTAGTCGCTATTACAAAATTTggtcgtaatatatatatatatatatatatatatatatatatatatatatatatatatataacataaaaCCAACCGACAATGAAGCCAACagaagcatcggggaaattaccTGTGGCTGAAATTGACttgtaaaaaataataaagacaagGGACATCAAAGCGGacaagataacttgtcgccggtgcgAGTCGAACCCACACCAACCGCATTGCGCGTGTTGAAAAGCtcattgtgctacggcgacggctatcaCTTCGTCCACTAACTTAGGTTTACGAGATCtggccctgggagtgttagccagcgccactcagggcAAATGTAGGCGGATGTGGAAAAGCCTTGattgcccgatggcgtcacgtaacacgtgcgCTTAGGTGAGCACCAGcctccattatatatatatatatatatatatatatatatatatatataatgagaagaagggaaaccgaggggcccaagTTTTATCAGTCACAGCATGACAGGGTTCTTCCGCATGGCGCCTCTGCAAATAACCACCGCAGAAGTTTCTAGCTACGTTTGACAGCGATGAAAACACACTCAAGAGATTACCCCTGGAACAATGCGCGTACCCAAAAAAGCATTCAAAGCAGTGAGCTTGCGTCTTATCATTACGTGTATACGTGCAAGTGCTCAAAACACTTTGCAGTGTGAGCGTTGTTTGCTACGCTGTTTACTTCAGCTGTGCACACGCACTACATTTGTTATCCGAGAGGCGTCATCGCTCACAATACCTTTTATGGGCTGATcaatttcctttatttattttcccTATTTCCATGCACAAGGAGTCCAAGCCAGACAAAATCGAAGTGCAAAGCGTATCGCAGATCGAACATCTTAGTCACGCCCATGTTCCGCACGACACAGGTTTTGTGTAAACAGGAAAGTGCAGGTAACCTTGCCAAAACGTGTGCCCCCTGCACTGAACAGAATTTTGCTCTGCGTGCACGCGTTCACTATAGCCGATCACGGCTCCTCTCGTCGGTAGAGTGCTAGCATGCCATGCGGCCGAAGCTCACGCgatttaataaaaatgatggagGCTTACATATTTCCTTGCGCTGATTACAGACAAGGCAAGACAAGAAACTTTAAGAGAAGCCTGAAAAAGTGCAGCAATGACTTTTTGAAAAAAattaccgcatatccacgacgtgaatgatgatgagtgggcgaagcaccgtggcatcattcgggtaaaccagagctacggacgagagagagaaagagagcgcgcgttgggaacgaaagctcttgtgcaccgcagcgcccctagctacagacaagagagtgagagcgcgcgtcgggaacgagaaagagagcgcccgtcgggaatgaacgcccttgtaaagtcccttgatgtacgaaagtaccgccactctttgtactttgccgccggcgcgcgacctcctcgcccctcgcgagtcccctccgcgacagacgaccttgggcgcgttttcctgcgcgatgattggtctccctgccgttgcgcttggaaacgagcggagcttgcgttttgcttgtgttttgctttttcgttcgcgccattttgcgcctcagctcggctggctcggcgtatagaaaacgtcgcgcgctaacattgcgcgctgtttcgagcactgtctgctggcgctatgccgtgctgctgcgcatataactgcagcaagaagcgtgatgatggctatgcagtttttacgataccgcaaggaaagcgtgatggcttgcgcaagaagcagtggctgcacaacattggccggaagaactttatTCCGaaaaggaacagtgttgtttgcgaggtaaggcgcctttcatattgctcgtatcaaagcatcccctaatgctgcattttttcaattcttccggcctgctcattagcgcttttgctgcggcaatttgtacgttgcataaaaatggggttctcctcaggatgctgaatattctgccgggactccatcacctcgcacgtcgtcaactcttattcaatcggaaatggcatatttgtacactagcattgtttctcattctgaatattatatgatactcttctacgttatctgtatcttgtcaaataacgttttttgcgcgtgcacgaaaataaagcatcttactgaccattcttttttttgtgtgataaatgtttttctgatgtcgaATCAAAATCATAATTTTAACTATCCGCCTACTACACAATTTAATGGCATGTTTGTGTGAATTATCAAAATAtcttttccagaggcgtttcttttgcctaaaaagatagaatgccttctcccataggtataccgattattttttaagcttcagtgacaccgacgcctaaagaatgaTGTGTAAATACatttcctcagattctgttattgtgggtgatgagtggctgccggcaccgtttcatcgcactgaaattgcgcaaccgtcctattcaatgcagaaaccacagcgcaaaaactactttgacattgagacaaacacatggacggacgatgctctcgccagtaattcattataagaaggcacactgaatataatacctgcggtgcacatgcgcgcacatacaagaaaaaactgccaaacatagagcgatctgccacaagcaatactagatcagatgcaaaaagtaacgCCGCGTATCATGTCGCagaaaaataactggagtatagaactcgcctcaaagctcgttttacatcagtgtgtgtcgttcatacggctttaagatgaaaccaacctcctcataatcGTTGCCTTCAGccttctccatgctgttatcaccattttttcAAAATATTATACGctactggggcgcgcaactggcccaaaataatgcgcctccatcgaattctgcggcccgtccgcgggagcccaggcgcaatagcgtgccgtgcgcagcgcgcgcagccggcgggtgaggagaattgaggaggaaagcacgCGCGtagaggagagtgtcgctactttcaagatcaaggggctttacgcccttgtgcaccgcagcgcccctagctacggatgagagagagagcgcgcgtcgggaacgagagagaaagagaaatagagcacagctgcgcctctagcgggagcggcgagtacaacggcgcgacgggggacaaggctcgactctaaggagcttcgcccctaaaaatattCGCATTGCGGCACACTTTAATGAAAATGACGTTAAACGCGTaaacgatgagcaacacgagaacaaggagccaacgtttcaacaagtggacttgtcttattcaaggcgacatatgctatcctcggcacagtatatatagacCGGGTTCTACTAAAAGGGAgggaaggtaaggcgggtggttGAGGTAATGAGCGAGAGTGtcttagcggcgagggtgtagaattgaaaaaaAGGTAATGTGCTACGATAGTCGGTATAGAGGAATTttaggcagcgccgtgtgttagccgattgacgtgtcattgtaggttcctcttttcgtggaaggggcctggacgacggggaggactacttgataatattgggtggtattttcgtaggatgttgtttatgtttgcgAGGGCATTAGAAtactttgttataaaggctggtggtctatcagattctggtgtaggttTTTTCTTAGCTAACGCTGTCTActtctctaatcttgacgcgacaTCATAAGCCAagtcgagaggaatttgtggatggtttggttgcgctagcgttactttaaggtcaCTTAGGTGGTGGCTATAATTGTTGTCAGCACTACAGACTCTTCTTATTCATCTTGCTTGTCTGACAAAAATTCTTCGCTTGCAGTGTCGCCGAGGAGAACACAAGTGCActtatcgaaacgttggctccagctcttaccttgttctcgtgttcctcatcgtcttgaatttccatctcctgcATTCTCCGTGTTTCCCTGGTTAAACGCGTAAATGGTACAGGTGCTATGTCAGCTCACTGCCCAGACACCAGCCGCAGCCTCATAGCAATGGTATGACAGTGTTATTTCGGTCATGCGCTGGAAACAGCCCCCATTTGAAGGAACATCATCCCAATTTGACGGTTGCGAGCGCCTGAGTAAATGTTATTGTTATAGCGTTTATTGGTGACACGAGGCGCTTTCGCCTATTTAAACAAATATGTGTATGATATAAAGATGTTTGAAGAGAACTCAAGAACACATGATGCTTTCGGTCATCACTGTGGTGTCAAGGTATCGGTGGTGCATGTGCTGCCTGCACGTGGAAGGTTGAAGCCCTGAGATGCGAGAGATGCGCCACGGTCGATTCCAATGGATCACGAAGGTTAGGGCGAAAAGCGGTCCAGACCCAATTGCCACTTATATAACAAAGGCGGTTATGGGAGCAGCTAtcgaagcgcgactaggtgaggaggaaacaaagatgatgatgatatatgttgttttgtggcgcaagggccaggtatggccaaaaaGCGCCAAGTCGTATTGTACTGAGTGatcaatggtatgatcaatgacagtgggtaggtgtagggtggctgtaaaggggcctaaaatcctgcgcactaaaggtgcgtaaacagacaaaattaataaaatcatgacaatgacgtgataggggcacaatgaatatagcataaaaagttgtaagcgatacaaggcactactgcctcccagagacccttaggagcaagggcctggaggagagtgcatttcaagtatgcggtcgcagcagcgtcctctgaaagaggatgccgctacgaatctcccgggcgaagaacttgcaaaatgttgatgtcgtttaaaaaggctaaaactgaatcgttctgaaatatcgggtcgttatgtaaaaacatcgctggatgaaggggtatattctctttataggcttgaacaaagtgcttttttctttcaggttctattattggacactgtagtaggatgtgaagtacagtaagtgcttccccagatctagtacaggtcgggggttcgcctccagacaacaggtaattatgtgtgtcgtaagtgtgtcctattctgagcctacagaataggacatttcttctagatttcgtggtcgatggccagttccctaaacggggcttaattaaatgaagcttgttatgagtctggctgtcccacaaacgttgccagtggactcgaagtctcttgcgtagatatggcttcatatcgagaacagggacgagcatagatgtgttgccagcttttgccttgatggatgtggcaagctggtctgccagtacatttccctcgatgtctcggtgtcctggcacccagcacaccacagcatgttgcccagatgcataaatactacatatgaatgaataaagcgatactattacaggatttttgtgcctcttaagagattttaaggcttttactacgctgAGCGAGTCTGTggagatgattgcttttggtattttcgattctttgatgtatttaagagccgacagtattgcataagcctctgctgtgaaaatgctcgttagggggtgcagggcgtcggcatctgaaaatgatggaccaaccgctgcataagagacgccagcatgagactttgatgcatcggtgtagaattccggacaagagtatttatgctgcagttcaaggaagtgcatttgaatgtgtgtaaccggggcgtgcttcgtaacatgtaaaaaagacaaatcacagtctacaatctgccactgccacggtgagacctctatagtgggtgtcattagacgatgttcaaagagtgggacatccatttcctcagccagacttctcacacgcaacgagaagggctctcttactgcaggtcgcttatgaaagaggtgggagctggacaaatcatttacggtggaatatgagggatgttcactgtttgcagtcactctaaggaaatacataaaagctgtgtaggtcctctgcaagtggagtgaccactcattggattccacgtaaaggctttctacagggcttgtcctaaaggcacctgtagacaagcgaatacctagatggtggacggggtccagcatcttcaacgctggttggggtggctgactgataaattatggccccgtagtctaggcgtgttcgtatgaggcttttatacaagtttaacagacactttttgtcactaccccatgtagtgcgtgacaacacttttaaaatattcattgttttcatgcatttgttttttagatgttttaggtgtggtatgaatgttagctttgtgtcaagaattatgcctaagaatttgtgttccgtttttacaggtagactctgtccttgcaggtcaatgtcggggtcagggtacagtcctctctttcgagaaaaaggacgcaggtgctcttttgtggatttaggcagaacccattctcgtctgcccatttagccaccctgttcagaccaagctgaacctgccgctcacagattgcaaggttgcatgatttaaatccaatctgtacatcatcgacatacgttgaataaaacatgttgcgtgggatgtatagacgcaaggaattcatttttataatgaagaagagtgcaactgagcaccccaccctgtgggactccagtttcctgcacaaaaggtcgtgataaagcgctgccaacccgaacacggaatgtgcgattcagcag comes from the Dermacentor silvarum isolate Dsil-2018 chromosome 9, BIME_Dsil_1.4, whole genome shotgun sequence genome and includes:
- the LOC119463954 gene encoding histone-lysine N-methyltransferase PRDM9 isoform X2 — protein: MSSVQGSHELRRRLSDKETSYPNMSCVAATDTCSVTVETSEEIVPSTSNSVFNCDMCPASFSTLDFLNRHRRYGHARRNQKSQLSSQSGSSSQAETKEQPPFVCDICKRSFLRRNARTSHVRIHARTGYECTDCGRRFSNSSHLSRHRRTHLGDAENFVCPECWAGFARKDVMQRHMLSHTGERPYACRICGDGFTQRVSARRHEKNSHGVE